The following coding sequences are from one Elusimicrobium minutum Pei191 window:
- the waaF gene encoding lipopolysaccharide heptosyltransferase II — protein MNNENSEKSPKILVIRLSSLGDIVLSSPVYKNLKAKWPNCHITLLVKKQFADVLSCHPDIDEILTLKRTNLETVHEIKSRNFTHLLDLHSNSRSIIITALSGIPNKVKYNKSSVARRMFVKYRRQSPELEKHTLEKYLDALTSWDVPIIYKEPQLGDWCYNTSDGAADKKKIRKIGIFQTSFIGDSVLTTPLVSKTAKMFPDAKIVVITRPETESIFKHMPEVSQIILNEKKGLKKITGIFKTAKEIKQSGIDILLVPHRSFRSALIAWLSKVPIRIGFSSSEGWFLYTKTVPFSWMIHDAERNLNLLHGIVKENFQAEELNLKSVPTPAENIARLMKEYHLEGKTLIGIHPGSAWATKCWPEEKFTELISKLQNELSVTCVLVGGAKDSELGERIRRVSKGTTANLAGKTSLTDLMSLMPNFKLFITNDSGPMHIATAYSVPTLAIFGPTTKELGFFPYGKGHRVIEVKDLKCRPCALHGGKRCPAGHFKCMNDISVDEVFKNAKEMLQEHKVIA, from the coding sequence ATGAACAATGAAAATTCGGAAAAGTCCCCTAAGATTTTAGTTATAAGACTTTCTTCTTTAGGCGATATAGTTCTTTCCTCCCCGGTATACAAAAACCTTAAAGCAAAATGGCCAAACTGCCATATAACATTGCTTGTAAAAAAACAATTTGCCGACGTGCTTTCCTGCCATCCGGATATAGATGAAATCCTTACCTTAAAGAGAACAAATTTAGAAACGGTGCATGAAATTAAAAGCAGGAACTTTACCCACTTACTTGACCTGCACTCCAATTCTAGAAGCATAATAATAACAGCTTTATCCGGCATACCCAACAAAGTTAAATACAACAAAAGCTCCGTGGCAAGGCGAATGTTTGTTAAATACCGCCGCCAAAGCCCCGAACTTGAAAAGCATACTTTGGAAAAATATCTTGACGCTTTAACCTCTTGGGACGTACCCATAATTTATAAAGAACCCCAGCTGGGCGATTGGTGTTACAACACTTCAGACGGCGCTGCGGATAAAAAGAAAATAAGAAAAATAGGCATATTCCAAACTTCCTTTATAGGTGACAGCGTTTTAACAACGCCGCTTGTATCCAAAACGGCAAAAATGTTTCCTGACGCAAAAATAGTTGTTATCACACGCCCGGAAACCGAATCAATTTTTAAACACATGCCGGAAGTTTCCCAAATTATTTTAAATGAAAAGAAGGGGCTTAAAAAAATAACAGGTATTTTTAAAACAGCCAAAGAAATTAAACAAAGCGGCATTGATATACTTTTGGTTCCGCACAGAAGTTTCAGAAGCGCCTTAATAGCCTGGTTAAGCAAAGTTCCTATAAGAATAGGGTTTTCCTCAAGCGAAGGTTGGTTTTTATATACCAAAACCGTGCCTTTCTCATGGATGATTCACGACGCGGAACGCAACTTAAACCTGCTTCACGGCATTGTTAAGGAAAATTTTCAGGCCGAGGAACTTAACCTTAAATCGGTTCCTACTCCCGCTGAAAATATAGCAAGACTTATGAAGGAATACCACCTTGAAGGCAAAACCCTTATAGGTATTCACCCCGGTTCAGCCTGGGCCACAAAATGCTGGCCCGAGGAAAAGTTTACCGAGCTTATAAGCAAACTGCAAAACGAGCTTAGCGTGACCTGCGTTTTAGTAGGCGGCGCGAAAGACAGCGAACTGGGCGAAAGGATACGCCGCGTATCTAAAGGCACAACAGCTAATTTAGCCGGTAAAACCAGTTTAACAGACCTCATGTCTTTAATGCCTAACTTTAAACTTTTTATTACAAACGATTCAGGTCCAATGCATATAGCAACGGCTTACAGCGTTCCCACGCTTGCCATATTCGGCCCCACAACAAAAGAATTGGGCTTTTTCCCTTATGGTAAAGGACACAGAGTTATTGAGGTAAAGGACCTTAAATGCCGCCCGTGCGCTTTACACGGGGGTAAAAGATGCCCTGCCGGCCATTTCAAATGCATGAATGACATAAGCGTTGATGAAGTATTTAAAAACGCAAAAGAAATGCTGCAAGAGCATAAGGTGATAGCTTAA
- the pyk gene encoding pyruvate kinase: MSSLKNKGFCKIVATLGPNTSTEEMIDRLVMSGVSVFRFNCSHGSLEEYQQRIKGIRAAEKKYNCNIGILFDLQGPKLRIGRFKDSAVITLKEGDKFRVDLSPEPGDKTRVSLPHPEIFQAMQEGLELLINDGIVRVRVDSFTADSAETTVIAGGQISDRKGVNVPGAHLPISALTEKDLKDLKMAEDLGADFVALSFVQKAEDIIYLRSLMRSQAGVIAKIEKPKAVEDLDKILEVTDVIMVARGDLGVEMNSERVPVIQRRMINACRKAGKPVIVATQMLESMVNNVTPTRAEASDVATAVYEGADAVMLSAETANGKHPIEAVSTMRRIITTVEREIKIQEPPVSFKVADNPEQAIIAAAGMSAKTMAMASLIINFTDSGTTTKRTAKERPYVPILSLTPYEDIARRMTLVWGVTSMKVKNLESFDDILREARAAALASGMAKEGDKAVITAGVPFGHSGDTNLLYIVSI; encoded by the coding sequence ATGTCCAGTCTTAAAAATAAAGGTTTTTGTAAAATTGTAGCAACATTAGGTCCTAACACAAGCACAGAAGAAATGATTGACCGTTTAGTAATGTCAGGCGTATCTGTTTTCCGTTTTAACTGCAGCCATGGCTCACTTGAGGAATACCAGCAAAGAATAAAGGGTATAAGAGCGGCTGAAAAAAAATATAACTGTAATATCGGTATTTTGTTTGACCTTCAGGGGCCTAAACTCCGTATCGGAAGATTTAAAGACAGTGCCGTTATAACGCTTAAAGAAGGCGATAAATTTAGAGTTGATTTATCACCCGAACCCGGGGATAAAACCAGGGTATCGCTTCCGCATCCCGAAATATTTCAGGCAATGCAGGAAGGGCTTGAACTTTTAATTAACGACGGTATTGTAAGAGTCCGTGTTGATTCTTTTACCGCTGACAGCGCCGAAACAACCGTTATAGCCGGCGGTCAAATATCCGACCGTAAAGGCGTTAACGTTCCCGGCGCCCACTTGCCTATTTCAGCTTTAACCGAAAAAGATTTAAAAGATTTAAAAATGGCTGAAGACCTTGGTGCTGATTTTGTAGCTTTGTCATTTGTTCAAAAAGCTGAAGATATTATTTATTTAAGAAGTTTAATGCGCTCGCAAGCGGGTGTAATCGCTAAAATCGAAAAACCTAAAGCTGTTGAAGATTTAGATAAAATTTTAGAAGTAACGGACGTTATTATGGTTGCCCGCGGCGATCTTGGCGTTGAAATGAATTCCGAACGCGTGCCCGTTATACAAAGAAGAATGATAAACGCCTGCCGCAAAGCCGGCAAGCCTGTTATCGTTGCAACGCAGATGTTAGAATCAATGGTAAATAATGTAACCCCTACCCGCGCGGAAGCGTCCGACGTTGCTACCGCTGTTTATGAAGGGGCCGACGCTGTTATGTTATCAGCCGAAACTGCTAACGGTAAACATCCTATTGAAGCGGTTTCAACAATGAGGCGTATTATAACAACCGTGGAACGTGAAATTAAAATACAGGAACCGCCCGTTTCTTTCAAAGTGGCGGACAATCCCGAACAGGCCATCATAGCGGCTGCAGGTATGTCCGCAAAAACAATGGCTATGGCAAGCTTAATTATTAACTTTACTGATTCCGGCACTACAACAAAAAGGACAGCTAAAGAAAGACCTTATGTTCCGATACTTTCTTTAACGCCCTATGAGGATATTGCAAGACGCATGACTTTGGTTTGGGGCGTTACGTCCATGAAAGTAAAAAACCTTGAGTCTTTTGACGATATTTTAAGAGAAGCCCGCGCTGCGGCTTTAGCTTCCGGTATGGCTAAAGAAGGCGACAAAGCTGTTATTACTGCGGGTGTTCCTTTCGGACACTCCGGCGATACAAACCTGCTTTATATAGTTTCAATATAA
- the secF gene encoding protein translocase subunit SecF, with amino-acid sequence MMNLIPKTNFDFLKIRKYFYAVSAIILIAGLICILTRGLNMGIDFKGGTMVQVQFTESITIDQVRSAVEKYNPEIQSYVGKNTYMIKIKGSQENVNEVRSDVETSLTAAKLKFTVVATDFVGPTVGKDLGERALWALALSLVFMVLYIAFRFQNIIWGTAGVIALIHDAFFMVAAFAFLQKEFDLVIVAALLTAVGYSINDNIVIFDRMRENIKENPKESFYNIVNRSLNETLSRTVITGSTVLIVLVIIYFFGGEVLKNFSLIMLIGVIVGTYSTLFIATPIVYDWAKDSDNFAKTVGNQDVALAAEIKTAKKHNKKKHR; translated from the coding sequence ATGATGAATTTAATTCCTAAAACAAACTTCGACTTCTTAAAAATAAGAAAATACTTTTACGCCGTCTCAGCTATTATTTTAATAGCCGGTTTAATTTGTATTTTAACCCGCGGGCTTAACATGGGTATTGATTTTAAAGGCGGTACAATGGTTCAGGTTCAGTTTACAGAAAGCATCACCATTGATCAGGTAAGATCAGCCGTTGAAAAATATAACCCCGAAATACAGTCCTACGTAGGCAAAAACACCTACATGATTAAGATAAAAGGCTCACAGGAAAATGTTAATGAAGTAAGAAGCGATGTTGAAACCTCATTAACAGCCGCCAAACTTAAGTTTACCGTAGTGGCTACGGACTTCGTAGGTCCCACGGTAGGTAAAGATCTTGGTGAAAGAGCACTGTGGGCTTTAGCATTGTCTTTAGTATTTATGGTTCTTTACATAGCGTTCCGCTTCCAAAACATTATTTGGGGCACGGCGGGCGTAATAGCCTTGATACACGACGCGTTTTTCATGGTAGCGGCTTTCGCTTTCCTGCAAAAAGAGTTTGACCTTGTTATCGTAGCCGCGCTTTTAACTGCGGTAGGTTATTCTATTAACGATAATATCGTCATTTTCGACCGCATGAGAGAAAACATTAAAGAAAACCCCAAAGAATCTTTTTACAATATCGTTAACCGCAGTCTTAACGAAACATTGTCAAGAACGGTTATCACAGGCTCAACAGTTTTAATAGTGCTTGTCATAATTTATTTCTTTGGCGGCGAAGTGTTAAAAAACTTCTCTTTAATAATGCTTATCGGCGTTATTGTGGGCACATATTCCACGCTTTTTATCGCCACGCCTATAGTTTATGATTGGGCAAAAGATTCGGATAACTTCGCCAAAACCGTGGGCAACCAGGATGTAGCCTTGGCGGCCGAGATAAAAACCGCTAAAAAACATAATAAAAAGAAACACAGATAA
- the dut gene encoding dUTP diphosphatase → MQNIKVKKLHTDAKLPCRAHSTDSGADLFALEKTVLPPRGIAKVRTGIAVELPDNTSGLIWGKSSVESGGVKVMAGLIDHPYRGEIIICMYNLNETPFIFEKGQKVAQLVIMPTFYPGFEESAELCETSRGAGGFGSTGKH, encoded by the coding sequence ATGCAAAACATTAAAGTAAAAAAGCTTCATACTGACGCTAAACTTCCATGCCGAGCGCACTCCACCGATTCAGGGGCTGATTTATTTGCCTTAGAAAAAACTGTGCTCCCCCCCCGCGGTATAGCGAAAGTGCGTACGGGAATTGCCGTGGAATTGCCTGATAACACTTCAGGCTTAATCTGGGGCAAAAGCTCCGTTGAAAGCGGCGGCGTTAAAGTTATGGCCGGCCTTATCGACCATCCTTACAGGGGCGAAATTATAATTTGCATGTATAACTTAAATGAAACGCCTTTTATTTTTGAAAAGGGCCAAAAAGTAGCGCAGCTTGTGATTATGCCTACTTTTTACCCCGGTTTTGAAGAATCTGCCGAGCTTTGCGAAACATCGCGCGGGGCGGGCGGCTTTGGCAGCACGGGAAAACATTAA
- the trpB gene encoding tryptophan synthase subunit beta: MTMLNPKKQISKPNTLIPNEHGFYGIYGGVFVPKELIVPLAEIADCFNNTAFTKEFQDELFYYYKNYVGRPSPLYYAANISCGGAKIYLKREDLNHTGAHKINHCIGEVLLAKKMGKKRVIAETGAGQHGIAIATAAALLGIECVIYMGEQDVKKEYPNVLKIKTLGAKVVCVGSGAKGLKEAVDAAFDDYLKDPETQMYAIGSVVGPHPFPLMVASFQSIVGKEAREQFLEQEGRLPDNVVACVGGGSNSMGIFSGFFADKTVKLTGVEPAGKGLETGLHAAPLAKGRVGVVHGFKCYFMQDDKGNPMGTHSVASGLDYLGVGPQHCYLKDSGRVTYRSACDDEAVDAFFMLSRKEGIIPALESAHAVAYALKLSKELGKDKSILVNLSGRGEKDLDYVLSLYGKKYGVDI; this comes from the coding sequence ATGACAATGTTAAACCCAAAAAAACAGATATCAAAACCCAACACATTAATTCCTAACGAACACGGTTTTTACGGCATTTACGGCGGCGTGTTTGTGCCTAAAGAACTTATCGTCCCGCTTGCCGAAATAGCGGACTGCTTTAACAACACAGCTTTTACCAAAGAATTTCAAGACGAACTTTTTTATTACTATAAAAACTATGTGGGGCGGCCTTCTCCTTTATATTACGCGGCTAATATTTCTTGCGGCGGCGCTAAAATATATTTAAAAAGGGAAGATCTTAACCACACGGGCGCGCATAAAATAAACCATTGCATAGGAGAGGTATTGCTAGCCAAAAAAATGGGTAAAAAAAGAGTTATAGCTGAAACGGGCGCCGGGCAGCATGGCATAGCCATTGCAACGGCGGCGGCCTTATTAGGTATTGAGTGTGTAATTTATATGGGCGAGCAGGATGTTAAAAAAGAATATCCCAATGTGCTTAAAATAAAAACCTTGGGAGCTAAAGTTGTTTGCGTAGGCTCAGGCGCTAAAGGATTAAAAGAAGCTGTCGACGCCGCTTTTGATGACTATTTAAAAGATCCCGAAACACAAATGTACGCTATAGGCTCCGTTGTGGGGCCGCACCCTTTTCCTTTAATGGTGGCGTCTTTCCAAAGCATTGTCGGTAAAGAAGCCAGAGAGCAGTTTTTAGAGCAGGAAGGAAGGCTGCCCGATAATGTTGTGGCGTGTGTAGGGGGGGGGTCTAACTCAATGGGTATTTTCAGTGGGTTTTTTGCTGATAAAACCGTAAAACTTACAGGCGTAGAGCCCGCGGGTAAAGGTTTGGAAACAGGCCTTCACGCGGCGCCGCTTGCCAAAGGCAGGGTTGGCGTAGTGCACGGTTTTAAATGCTATTTTATGCAAGATGATAAAGGTAACCCCATGGGTACGCACAGCGTAGCAAGCGGACTTGATTACCTGGGTGTCGGGCCGCAGCATTGTTATTTAAAAGACTCGGGCCGGGTTACTTACCGGTCCGCTTGTGATGATGAGGCTGTTGACGCGTTTTTTATGCTTTCAAGAAAGGAAGGCATTATACCCGCTTTGGAAAGCGCGCACGCCGTTGCTTACGCTTTAAAACTTTCCAAAGAATTAGGCAAAGACAAATCAATTCTTGTTAATCTTTCCGGCAGGGGGGAAAAGGATTTGGATTATGTATTATCTCTTTACGGCAAAAAATACGGCGTTGATATATAA
- a CDS encoding prepilin-type N-terminal cleavage/methylation domain-containing protein translates to MRKGFTLIELLVAVL, encoded by the coding sequence ATGAGAAAAGGTTTTACTCTAATTGAACTTTTGGTTGCAGTTCTTTAG
- a CDS encoding helix-turn-helix domain-containing protein has product MLFNKPIHEITFEDVVKFCEKMVPEGKQLDYKYFLPKNNEKFAKSIASFANAMGGTIIIGVKDDKNDSPTPPFTGIPFQYKIRNKIEDIIQTYIDPVVFVDINVCGNSHGQMFVVVNIPQSNLTPHLVGKMKRAYIRTGQSSRPEIIVHPDKLPWLLDHRKKSEALRHILLDKAGKHFDNYIKSLSLRSDSQKAVLAVSLIPMYPQEPLLDYHDLRPVMEGLFPGGQTKTVQDGITKLGDKDISMLELNSYGLIYFKKVLVPNADNAVLNFADLEQDIRVFFKTATNFNRHIAFGGPLSFRFTITNARGVEVFYNDKRASVLEDFIRTDCIYTSSKIELDMDNISEQILNKTAWALDIGK; this is encoded by the coding sequence ATGTTGTTTAATAAACCTATTCACGAAATAACTTTTGAAGACGTAGTTAAATTTTGCGAGAAAATGGTTCCCGAGGGAAAACAACTCGACTATAAATATTTCCTTCCTAAAAATAATGAAAAATTCGCAAAAAGTATAGCTTCTTTTGCCAATGCTATGGGCGGAACTATTATTATAGGCGTTAAAGACGATAAAAATGATTCGCCCACGCCGCCTTTTACCGGAATTCCTTTTCAATATAAAATAAGAAATAAAATTGAAGATATTATTCAGACTTATATAGACCCGGTTGTATTTGTGGATATTAATGTTTGTGGCAATTCGCACGGGCAGATGTTTGTTGTGGTTAATATACCGCAAAGTAATTTAACGCCGCACCTTGTCGGCAAAATGAAGCGGGCCTATATAAGAACGGGGCAGAGCTCAAGGCCAGAAATAATAGTCCACCCCGATAAACTTCCCTGGCTTTTGGACCACCGTAAAAAATCTGAAGCGTTGCGTCATATATTATTAGATAAGGCGGGCAAACATTTTGATAACTACATCAAATCTTTAAGCTTACGTTCCGACAGCCAAAAAGCGGTTTTAGCCGTTTCTTTAATCCCAATGTACCCGCAGGAACCTTTGCTTGATTATCATGATTTGCGCCCTGTCATGGAAGGCTTATTCCCGGGAGGGCAAACCAAAACTGTGCAAGACGGTATAACAAAGCTGGGTGATAAAGATATAAGCATGCTGGAACTTAACTCCTACGGGTTAATATATTTTAAAAAAGTGCTTGTGCCCAACGCGGATAACGCCGTTTTAAATTTTGCTGATTTAGAACAAGATATAAGAGTTTTTTTTAAAACGGCGACCAATTTTAACAGGCATATTGCTTTTGGCGGACCGTTGAGTTTTAGGTTTACAATTACCAATGCCCGCGGTGTCGAAGTGTTTTATAATGATAAACGCGCCAGCGTGCTTGAGGATTTTATAAGAACGGACTGCATATACACATCTTCAAAGATAGAACTTGATATGGATAATATTTCCGAACAAATACTAAACAAGACAGCCTGGGCCCTTGATATAGGCAAATAA
- a CDS encoding lysophospholipid acyltransferase family protein codes for MRKISSTKTSIKSPHRSMKYVIVSYFIYLASCFMGWTTRTKFHKTKEFEEWDKSGKNYIYAIWHNQQAFLLYPYRGQRICVLISLSKDGEYIARVLPKFKMKAVRGSTSKGGANALRNLIDLSQAGYHPMITPDGPRGPIYKVQQGVIYLALKTGLPIVPVGAGLSNKFTVRSWDKMRIPLPFGKCALVYGNMIHVSKEDDKAQIKLKLELELNAATLKAEQLVS; via the coding sequence ATGAGAAAAATAAGCTCCACAAAAACATCTATAAAAAGCCCCCATCGCTCGATGAAATATGTAATTGTATCTTATTTCATTTATTTAGCTTCCTGTTTTATGGGTTGGACTACCAGAACAAAATTTCACAAAACAAAAGAATTTGAAGAGTGGGACAAATCGGGCAAGAATTATATTTACGCTATTTGGCATAACCAACAGGCCTTTCTTTTATACCCTTACAGAGGGCAAAGAATTTGCGTGCTTATAAGCCTTAGTAAAGATGGGGAATATATTGCAAGAGTGCTTCCTAAATTTAAAATGAAAGCTGTACGAGGTTCCACAAGCAAAGGCGGCGCCAACGCTTTAAGAAACTTAATAGATTTATCACAGGCAGGCTACCACCCGATGATAACGCCCGACGGTCCCAGAGGCCCCATTTACAAAGTGCAGCAGGGCGTAATTTACCTGGCTTTAAAAACAGGTCTTCCCATTGTGCCGGTAGGCGCAGGCCTCAGCAACAAATTTACGGTCAGATCCTGGGATAAAATGAGAATCCCCCTCCCGTTCGGAAAATGCGCGTTAGTTTACGGCAACATGATTCATGTTTCGAAAGAAGATGATAAAGCGCAAATTAAATTAAAACTTGAACTTGAACTTAACGCCGCTACATTAAAAGCGGAGCAACTGGTTTCTTAA
- a CDS encoding CBS domain-containing protein, whose protein sequence is MYIQAKEQVTLNMAEKFIAAAPEQAAKFFETLATHETLQFLSGLKAQHITIVLENMEPAKAAPILRRLPLKQAAHITSSFNINFAARALAALPPHHKSKIENELPKAFAQELKDALSYPKGSAGEIMTSDFTVFKTDSSVESIVKKFKNMPRKKVPMQTYVLDKSGRLAGVIRTIDLVFYQQEAMAGSIMQTDFDKTNPGEKAEQALEILHNSSLTELPVINEKNILIGVITQQTKNSPKDKKNIFSIFNKG, encoded by the coding sequence ATGTACATACAGGCAAAAGAACAAGTTACTTTAAATATGGCTGAAAAATTTATTGCCGCGGCTCCGGAACAGGCAGCTAAGTTTTTTGAAACGCTTGCCACGCATGAAACGCTGCAGTTTTTAAGCGGCCTTAAGGCCCAGCATATAACCATTGTTCTTGAAAATATGGAGCCGGCAAAAGCCGCGCCTATTTTGCGCAGACTGCCTTTGAAACAAGCTGCCCATATAACAAGTTCTTTTAACATAAACTTTGCCGCGCGCGCGCTTGCAGCATTGCCGCCGCACCACAAATCTAAAATTGAAAATGAATTACCAAAGGCTTTCGCCCAGGAACTTAAGGACGCGCTCAGCTATCCTAAAGGCAGCGCGGGAGAGATAATGACAAGTGATTTTACTGTTTTTAAAACAGATTCCTCCGTAGAATCAATAGTCAAAAAATTTAAAAATATGCCTCGCAAAAAAGTTCCCATGCAAACCTATGTTTTGGATAAGTCAGGCAGGCTGGCAGGGGTAATAAGAACAATAGATTTGGTTTTTTACCAGCAGGAAGCTATGGCAGGCTCAATAATGCAAACAGATTTTGACAAAACAAATCCCGGTGAAAAAGCCGAACAAGCTTTAGAAATTTTACACAACAGTTCTTTAACGGAGCTGCCCGTAATTAACGAAAAAAATATTTTAATAGGTGTAATTACGCAACAGACAAAAAACTCTCCAAAAGATAAAAAAAATATCTTCTCGATTTTTAATAAAGGATAA
- a CDS encoding 3-deoxy-D-manno-octulosonic acid transferase: MGYFLLFIINCLSPIGALAVLIFFFLSPRRKLLKKLKEELRERFVLYPYTELLTNPIWIHCASVGEVNSMAGLIPQLKDLYQKPVLVTTNTWAGRTAAFKNPHVDNALLLPFDFYPFTRKFVRLVKPHRMFIVEGETWPNNIMACINNGVPVCIINGRMSERSAKKYRLLYSLFSLIFKNVSFAALQSEEIKQRYLSLGLRAETAFVPGNVKYDSLKTNPPRTEEVKDLFKKLGWEGKTVLVCGSTHIEEESMLMACAKQLYKENIRIVIAPRHLERKSAIIQDLNRNKVSSTISSHPLNIKDPEILFADSMGWLTSFYNAGDIAFVGGTIAKKGGHNLLEPAILAKPVIFGPYVYNTPDTAEELIKNNGGISVNKNNFAEVITGLSKDKQKISGMSAAAKKTAVSFQGATGKIMELIKKYEQ, from the coding sequence ATGGGCTACTTTTTGCTGTTTATTATAAATTGTCTTTCCCCTATAGGCGCGCTTGCCGTGCTTATATTTTTTTTCCTATCTCCCAGAAGAAAACTCCTAAAAAAATTAAAAGAAGAATTGCGGGAACGTTTTGTATTATACCCGTATACTGAACTTTTAACTAACCCTATCTGGATACATTGCGCCAGCGTAGGCGAAGTAAATTCCATGGCGGGCCTTATACCCCAGCTTAAAGATCTGTACCAAAAACCCGTTTTAGTAACAACAAACACCTGGGCGGGCAGAACAGCCGCTTTTAAAAACCCTCATGTGGATAACGCGCTTTTACTTCCTTTTGATTTTTATCCTTTTACCCGTAAATTCGTACGTTTGGTTAAACCGCACCGCATGTTTATTGTGGAGGGCGAAACCTGGCCCAACAATATTATGGCCTGCATAAATAACGGCGTACCCGTTTGCATAATAAACGGACGTATGTCTGAAAGAAGCGCAAAAAAATACCGTCTGCTTTATTCTCTTTTCAGTTTAATTTTTAAAAATGTTTCCTTTGCCGCTTTGCAGAGCGAGGAAATTAAACAAAGGTATCTTTCCTTAGGCCTTAGAGCGGAAACCGCCTTCGTGCCAGGCAACGTTAAGTATGATAGCCTTAAAACCAATCCCCCCCGTACAGAAGAAGTTAAAGATTTATTTAAAAAGCTCGGCTGGGAAGGCAAAACCGTTTTAGTCTGCGGCAGCACGCATATTGAGGAAGAATCTATGCTTATGGCCTGCGCCAAACAACTTTATAAAGAAAACATACGCATAGTTATAGCCCCCAGACATTTGGAAAGGAAATCGGCCATCATCCAGGACCTTAATAGAAACAAAGTAAGCTCTACCATTTCAAGCCATCCTTTAAATATTAAAGATCCGGAAATTTTGTTTGCAGACTCAATGGGTTGGCTTACTTCGTTTTATAACGCGGGAGATATAGCTTTTGTAGGCGGCACAATAGCCAAAAAAGGCGGACACAATTTACTTGAACCCGCTATTTTAGCCAAGCCCGTGATATTCGGCCCTTATGTTTATAATACGCCCGACACGGCGGAAGAACTTATTAAAAATAACGGCGGTATAAGCGTTAACAAAAACAATTTTGCAGAAGTGATTACCGGTTTATCTAAGGATAAGCAGAAAATTAGCGGAATGTCAGCAGCAGCCAAGAAAACCGCAGTCTCTTTCCAAGGTGCGACCGGAAAAATAATGGAGTTAATAAAAAAGTATGAACAATGA